aggggggctgTTGCTTGTTTCACCCCCACGTGTGCAACGCTTTCCGTGTGTTACTCATCGCCACTTCAACAATTACTATCCACCTCCGTTTCGTTTTGCCCTGCTACTTCATTTCGCTTACCACAATTTATTCAATTAAGTTTCTTACtaatagtagtagtagttGAGCACCCGCTTGTTTTGTTGCCGTTTTTCAAGGTTAATCACAAGTCTTTATCTGTTATCCATAACTATGTCACAGTATGATGCGATTCTGACTGAGCGTCACCCACATCACTTCACGCTGGCAGATACCCATCCGCTAGCCAAGGAACTGCATGCCAATATCTTTGGAGAATCGGATTTAACACATGCCAATTGTGCTCACGTATACGACATCAGCAGTCTTACCGAAAAGCCGGCGCTCTTTCGAAAGGTCATCGAGTTCCTCAAATGCCGCTATGAAACGATGGGTGACACCGGTCCAACACACATCATTGGAGTGGAATCACGCGGTTACATCATTGGGGCCCCTCTGGCAGTGGCGCTTGGTATTCCATTCGTAACCGCCCGTGTGACGAAACGgtttccctcttcatttGTACCTGAAGGTGACGATTTGAAGTATTTGCCGATGTCACGCTCTATCCGAAATGACAGCATTCCTCCGCGTGCGCGTGTGTTGATTGTTGACGATTTCATTGGTACGGGAAGCACAATGCTTGCCGCACTGCGACTTGCAGATATTGTGGCTGCTCAAGTAGTAGAAGTTCTTACCGTCTGTGATGTGGCCTCGTTGGGGGGTATCAAAATTATACGTGAATCCGATGATGAAATGTTCAAAGAGACGCCTATCTTTACTTTGATTCACTTCAAACTCTCCCCGCGGGAGGCTGAAGAGCAACTTGAATTCGTTAACTCATACATTACCAGGTCACGACTGTGAgatatttcccctcccctttttatACCTCAGTTGTGGCATGATATCTTCATGTGAGTGTTCATCTGCTCTATGTGGAATTGAGAGAGAGTCACTGGAATAAGAGCAGCTGCggaaaacaatttttttttttttgaaaaacagTTAAAGTAAGGAAACAAGCGGCAGTGACGTGGAGGAGCCTAAAGTGCGCATGTTCCCTCATGCGGTCGGCACCTCTCATAATTGCTACCAATGGTGTGTTCTCCTTCGTATCGGTGTTATTTCAGATAGCGGGATAATCACATGGAATAAAACTGAACAGCAAGCagtgaagtgaaggggaggggaggcgTTGGTAAAGAAACGTGTTTTAATGACAGGTGCGGGTAGGGAAGTGACAATTTTCCAAACATAAATGCTGATTGCAATatattcctcattttccCCATACACGAAAAAGGTTACTaagggaaaacgaaaaaagaaaaagaaggatgaagCACAATCTTACGGGAAGTAGTTACTCATCTTCTGCGTGTCCGCGTATTTGGAAAGCATATTAAAACAACAGGTATGTGTGagggtgtttgttttttttttttcgtatgtTCGTGAAGCGAATGGAAACGTGATGATGTTCACCTTATCTTCAGTTCGTTAGCaagagaggggaagggaagcatccgcttctattttctgctcctctttttcccttttcatatatatatatattattattattattattatcatttttattatcgTTATCTTCTTTCTGTGTTTGTCTGTTGTTGTGACCATTCCGAAGGCTGGCGGTGCAACCTcgtcctttttccccctcccccccctcacGTCATACCTCTGGATACATAACGTTTTCCAATTTAGAAAAGAATTATTGTGTGGACGCCACGTCATCCTccagctttttcttttttcctcctctacaGACTCTTCTTTCGGACCATATGACTGTTACCGGCAACTACCaacttaaaaaaatatgtgcgGACGACTACGTTAGTTCTTTCGTAGTTTGacgagtttttctttttccttttttttttgttgttgcggtgGATGTTTATCTCACTCTGACCATGTGTAGTACTTTTGAGTTAAGCGGAGGACTTCAGACAGCGACATAATACCGCTGCGCTTGTGTCTGTATGTTTGATTAAGAAAATACAAGTAAAaggttgtttgtatttttgtcttCGTGCGCATGCGTTATGCACTGttcttttattctttccTTCTGTCCTCTTTGCTTTgtatgcttctttttttattttctgctgATCGCCATTGGGAGCCCACGCGCTTTAACGAggggaatataaatatatatatatatatatatatatatatatatatatatttggtgGGGAGTAAAGGGAGCTCAAAAGGGAAGTGACCGCATCGCCACCCGctttgtatttctttttgttggtcAGACTCCagtaaaagggaaggaaccGATAAAAGTAACAGACCTAACTGCTATAACATTTACTCAGTTAAGCAAGGGGGGGGAAGCATTAGAAAGGTGTTTTATCTCACACGTCCAACGCCTCGCTGCACGGCGGTTCGAATATGTCGTCTTTAATGTCGGCAAATAATAGTGGTCTCGTCTTCGCTATGGCACTGACCACCAACCAAACCTTCTTTCTAACGTACCACATGGGCAGCTACGCTAATAACGCCGTCATGCTTAGCAGCCGGAAACCTATGTTGATGAGAGACGTATTCTTGACGAAATCTTCAAGTTTCTTCCCTAACCCCCTTTCGTGCGTTTATGTTCACAGTCCGTTGGATGCTGTGTTAAACAGTTTATTAGCATGGTTTTTAGTGAGACCAATTATCGAAATCATTGGTTGGAGGTCCGGAGTGGCGATATACTTCGGTTCAGGTTTCTTCAGCAGTTTCGCTTACATATTCAGTAGCCAACTCGGTACAGGGAGGACGAACACACCGTTTGATTGTGCAGACACGTCAAATGGTGCCTTTTCGGGTTTTGCGACCCTCAGCCTCGTATTGCCAAAATGTTATATACCAACAAGCAAGCGCATCCCTACAAGCTACCTTGGTGTCCCATACCTCATCAAATGCTTCTACGACGAATACGTTGCTCCCCATTACGttgacaaaagagaaaagggtgcTATCGAGCTGCGAAACTGGGGATTTGTTGGGGGAGTATTCTTCGTAATGATCTATACATCATTGGTACTTCGAACTAAACATGATATGACAACAATGAGGACATTTTGGCGCAACATGGGCATTACTAcgcgaaaaaaataatgcagAACACACATACTGTGTAACAACaacttttattttacttacaaaaaaaactcacaTTCCCTACTCTGCaaggaacgaaaaaaaataccataATTTTCAACGACAATTAAACGTCACCGTCAAACTGTTTTACCAAACCGCAATGCACTCTTGTAAACGAACACACAGGTAGGCTAGGCGAGGTTTTTCACaaaaggaatatatatatatatatataaggctACGCCTAAATCCCTTTGACCTCATGGGTTGCCAACGTATGGGGACCTATCCCATTGCGGGTGTGGAAGATGTGCGCCGTGCTGTCGTTTTGGAGGTGAACGATTTTTGTATTTCCGTGAAGCTGCCTCCTGCAAGTGAATTAAGGAAAGATTCCCGGTATGGCATTAACCTTGATGCCCAGGTTGTCGGTTTCAATGCAAGGCGCGTTCGCGACGAATATGAGCTTGCCTTTCGTATGTATCTTACTGGAAACGATCTTGAGAAGTACGCCCGGAGGTGCACGGTTGGgtacctttttcttccatccgGGGAGGAGCATTACCTCGGCCCGCTGATATTTGGTAGTGACTCGGTGTGCTCGGCCATGCTTGTGGGGGAAGTGCCATCAAATGTAGAGGTGTGCTTTGAGTGCCTTTCTCTTCCCAGAGGTATGACGGCTCTGATGCCTGCCTGCTTTCGCCTTGCAGAGATCATGGCGACCATTCTTGATGCTGACGTGCACAATGCATCAGTGGCCTCCTCGCATATGCAAAACTTGGTGAAACTGTTCCCTTCTTATGGTGACTGCATGATGCAGTTTGATAACTGGACCAAATTTGTGGAGTGCGCGGAAGCTCAACTGGGACTGTGGTGCACAAGAAGATACACCGAAGACGAAATCAAAAAATATGGATTTCGTAATGTTGCACATTATGAGGAGCCACGTCTTGTCTCAAAACGATTTATTTACGACTATGTTGATGGGGATGTTGGGAAAGATGCGTTGCATCATGAAAAGTTTGAGGAGTTGAAGAAGCTTGTTGCCGCTGCATTGAACTCTTGCACTGACTGCCGGCGTCCTTCTCATCTGTGTAAGAAACACCTCACGGAGATATCAAGCATGCCTTGCGTTCTCCAGCTGAATCCCCCAAACTACTTGGCACCCGTGACTGCTGAGGGAATCGTCTGGAGGATTGTTCTCCAAGACCCCCTCCATCCCCTCCGTGTTGTCTGGGAACGCAAAGTCACGCGGGTTCCAGATTTTCGCTAATCCCAAATGCTTCCGTACGGCATTCATTATTTTACACCATCATGTAAGCTGTCAGGCAGCAATAGGGTCCTTAACACAAtacatttccctcctctttcgcGTTTGACTTTCAATTCCTCAATGTTTTTGGTTGTCGCTGTTCTGTTTTTAACATTTTGCATGACTAATGTCTTTTGTTcatgtttgttcgtttcccTCTACGTCTGCTTTTGATGTTCcgttattttacttttacgtttgcttttttttctttactgtttGCTCCACCCCGTACTCCTTACGATTGGTAACATCCTGATTCAAATGTCGGCTGCAGGTGATAGGGGAGCGAGCTTATGAAGACGTGGAAGTACTGCTTCTCCGTCATTTTCCcatcttttgtgtttcagcTCTTGTATGCGCCACCGAAGCACATTGTTAGATGCTACACATGTGCATGTAGAAGGACTTCCTTTTAcgcacctttctttttcttttccataatTATACTTTTGTGCTGTCTCCTACTGCTTTTCTTACcttatgtattttttttactctttggtTACACACTCGTTACTTATCTTTTCCTTATATCCTTCCTAACATTATGGTGCTCCCAtggttttcctcttctttcctgtgcGGTGGGCCCAGTTGCTGCGTCTATCCACTGCATTGCTGACCACTATCCACTCTCCCGTGCACTTAttatgttgttttctcttttttactttactgaGCGCAACCGAATTGTGGGGGACATAGTAGAAGGCAAGACCACTTGACCGCCCTAAGTGCGATGCCTGGGCGAAGAGGGAAGCAGCGTGTGAAGCGGAAGAAGTCGAAACGTCAGAGGCCTTCCGGGATGGAGCGTGTGCTTATTGAAAGCATACACGTGCGGAAGCATAAGGAGCGTGACATTCTGAAGCATCACATCCCCCCTTCAGTAAAACCGAGAGTGAAGAAAGTGTCGTTGGATGCGACATTGCCCATGTTTAATGCCATCTCTAAAAACGCCAACCGGAGTACCTCTTCAGTGACCATGGCGAAGGGAACCAAATCGAACGGTACTGTGGTAGGATGCTGAAGTTCCAACTGTTAGTGCACATGCGCGCTGTGTGGTAAACCCCTGCAAACTATTATACGCGGTTGCGTTGGGAGTACGACTCGtgcatgcgtgtgtgtaatTATTGGGGCTAGTGCTTTGAGACGTACTATTGACAGGGCACCTTTACTGTGGAGATGTGCGAGGTGGACGTAATGTAGGTAAGGGTTATCGAGGTGTACCTCATCACTGTGATGCCTCTGTCAACAGGTCCCTGCGTTCGTGGCCGCGTGGTGTATGAGTTGCTTCCTACTGTGTCGTGGGGAACTGTGAGCCACACCCTCTGAATTCTCAGCGTGTCCTCTGCACCTTTATTACGCCTGGGTGGGCCAGCTCTCTCTTCCCCCCGGGTCATGCATGGTGATATCTCTCCTGGCTCCGCATCCACTGTTAGTAGATGGTGGCGCCTTTAACGTTTGTATACTTCAGTGGTTCTCCTGTTTCAGCGCTTGGTACCGTCCTCCAGTTTCCCAGGAGTGAAGCCCACTATgggtgtgccactgattcgtgtcttttctctcttttctgtCTCGCAACACTTTTGTGTAGTTAGCCCGCCACACTTGACCTTTGTTGAGGAAGGGGAGTGGGGGAAC
This portion of the Trypanosoma brucei brucei TREU927 chromosome 7, complete sequence genome encodes:
- a CDS encoding adenine phosphoribosyltransferase, putative, translating into MSQYDAILTERHPHHFTLADTHPLAKELHANIFGESDLTHANCAHVYDISSLTEKPALFRKVIEFLKCRYETMGDTGPTHIIGVESRGYIIGAPLAVALGIPFVTARVTKRFPSSFVPEGDDLKYLPMSRSIRNDSIPPRARVLIVDDFIGTGSTMLAALRLADIVAAQVVEVLTVCDVASLGGIKIIRESDDEMFKETPIFTLIHFKLSPREAEEQLEFVNSYITRSRL